A stretch of Brassica napus cultivar Da-Ae chromosome C6, Da-Ae, whole genome shotgun sequence DNA encodes these proteins:
- the LOC106406362 gene encoding lipase 1 isoform X1, with amino-acid sequence MQRIVDNALAVTKESVKTVTYESLNNIARCINGVSALLLTLLPGKANILEGLHGWELRPTFRGPRLPRWMHNGVSSFNQFVHELSVDSDTSSSDYSSGEESDGALPASPSSQSSRLSWASASANPESHWTEWVTFLLWWLIFPLRILVWIPQYFLRLFYKRSSTRAPTSPRRNQRCSPRPRVSKTMSSKDHDVPNRATDRRRGVIEDLHLAIEICIEAIFDFFHRATHMILSPSEAFAKMSSWFSSRSNSRKESHDDVLDDEPVQTATLGDTDPSLTERPTRLYSSMNTDTRTCQDVITELGYPYEAIRVVTSDGYVLLLERIPRRDARKAVYLQHGILDSSMGWVSNGVVGSPAFAAYDQGYDVFLGNFRGLVSRDHVNKNISSKEYWRYSINEHGTEDIPAMIEKIHEIKTSELKLSQPNIDEEINQEEPYKLCAICHSLGGAAILMYVITRKIKEKPHRLSRLILLSPAGFHEDSNLGFTIVEYIFLFVSPVLAHIVPAFYIPTRFFRMLLNKLARDFHNYPALGGLVQTLMSYVVGGDSSNWVGVLGTPHYNMNDMPAVSFGVAKHLAQIKHTGKFKMFDYGSRTANMEVYGSPEPLDLGESYEFIDVPVDLVAGKKDKVIRPSMVRKHYKVMRDAGVDVSFNEFEYAHLDFTFSHREELLTYVMSRLLLVEVTPSEQRQSSQKGMKLKKKKKEGISSVSS; translated from the exons aTGCAACGGATCGTAGATAACGCCCTCGCTGTCACCAAAGA GTCAGTGAAAACTGTTACATATGAGTCTTTGAACAACATTGCTAGATGCATTAACGGAGTCTCCGCTCTTCTCTTGACGCTTCTCCCCGGGAAGGCTAATATTCTCGAAGGTCTCCATGGCTGGGAGCTCAGGCCCACTTTCCGTGGACCACGCTTGCCACGCTGGATGCACAA TGGGGTTTCTTCTTTCAATCAATTCGTTCATGAGCTCTCTGTGGATTCCGATACTTCGAGCTCGGACTATTCCTCCGGAGAAGAGAGTGATGGCGCCCTCCCTGCTTCACCTTCTTCTCAAAGCTCACGCCTTTCTTGGGCCAGTGCTTCTGCAAATCCTGAAAGCCACTGGACTGAGTGGGTTACCTTCCTTCTCTGGTGGTTGATATTCCCTTTACGGATCTTGGTATGGATACCGCAGTACTTTCTTCGTTTGTTCTATAAGCGAAGTAGTACAAGAGCTCCTACGAGTCCAAGAAGGAACCAACGTTGTTCACCTAGGCCTCGTGTTAGCAAGACTATGTCGAGCAAAGACCATGATGTGCCCAACCGTGCTACTGATAGAAGACGCGGAGTCATTGAGGATCTTCATCTTGCTATTGAGATCTGTATAGAAgctatttttgattttttccacAGGGCTACACATATGATCCTTTCTCCCTCGGAAGCTTTTGCGAAAATGTCGTCATGGTTCTCTTCTCGCAGTAACAGTCGGAAAGAAAGTCATGATGATGTTTTAGATGATGAACCTGTGCAGACTGCTACTTTAGGAGATACTGATCCATCTCTTACGGAAAGGCCCACGCGCTTATACAGCTCTATGAACACGGATACTCGAACATGTCAAGATGTCATAACAGAGCTGGG GTATCCTTACGAAGCTATTCGTGTTGTTACATCTGATGGATATGTTCTTCTTTTGGAAAGGATACCAAG ACGTGATGCAAGGAAAGCTGTTTATCTACAGCATGGTATATTGGATTCTTCAATGGG ATGGGTATCTAATGGAGTTGTCGGATCTCCAGCTTTTGCGGCGTATGACCAAG GCTATGATGTTTTCTTGGGGAACTTTCGGGGTTTAGTGTCAAGAGATCATGTGAACAAGAACATATCCTCGAAAGA ATACTGGCGATACTCCATTAACGAGCATGGTACTGAGGATATCCCAGCGATGATAGAAAAAATCCACGAAATCAAAACTTCAGAACTGAAGCTCAGCCAGCCTAATATCGACGAGGAAATCAACCAGGAGGAGCCTTATAAGCTCTGTGCCATCTGTCATAGCCTAGGCGGTGCTGCAATTCTCATGTACGTCATCACTCGCAAAATCAAGGAGAAGCCACATCGACTCTCACGACTGATCCTACTTTCACCTGCTGGATTTCACGAAGACTCCAACTTAGGTTTCACAATTGTTGAGTACATATTCCTTTTTGTGAGTCCTGTATTGGCTCACATCGTGCCTGCCTTTTACATACCGACAAGGTTCTTCAGGATGCTTCTAAACAAGCTAGCACGTGACTTCCACAACTATCCTGCTCTTGGTGGACTGGTCCAAACCCTGATGAGTTATGTAGTTGGTGGAGACAGCTCGAACTGGGTTGGAGTATTAGGGACGCCTCACTACAACATGAACGATATGCCAGCTGTATCCTTCGGCGTTGCGAAACATCTTGCTCAGATCAAACACACTGGTAAGTTCAAGATGTTTGATTACGGGAGCAGGACAGCTAACATGGAGGTTTACGGCTCTCCTGAACCGCTTGATCTAGGGGAGTCTTACGAGTTCATCGATGTGCCTGTGGATTTAGTGGCGGGGAAGAAAGACAAGGTGATTCGGCCTTCCATGGTGAGGAAACACTACAAGGTGATGAGAGATGCAGGGGTTGATGTATCGTTTAATGAGTTTGAGTATGCTCACCTTGATTTCACATTCTCTCACCGGGAAGAGCTTTTGACGTATGTGATGTCGAGGCTTCTGCTTGTGGAAGTGACCCCAAGTGAGCAGAGGCAGAGCAGCCAGAAAGGTatgaaactgaagaagaagaaaaaggaaggTATCAGTAGTGTAAGTAGCTAG
- the LOC106406362 gene encoding lipase member M isoform X2, with the protein MHNGVSSFNQFVHELSVDSDTSSSDYSSGEESDGALPASPSSQSSRLSWASASANPESHWTEWVTFLLWWLIFPLRILVWIPQYFLRLFYKRSSTRAPTSPRRNQRCSPRPRVSKTMSSKDHDVPNRATDRRRGVIEDLHLAIEICIEAIFDFFHRATHMILSPSEAFAKMSSWFSSRSNSRKESHDDVLDDEPVQTATLGDTDPSLTERPTRLYSSMNTDTRTCQDVITELGYPYEAIRVVTSDGYVLLLERIPRRDARKAVYLQHGILDSSMGWVSNGVVGSPAFAAYDQGYDVFLGNFRGLVSRDHVNKNISSKEYWRYSINEHGTEDIPAMIEKIHEIKTSELKLSQPNIDEEINQEEPYKLCAICHSLGGAAILMYVITRKIKEKPHRLSRLILLSPAGFHEDSNLGFTIVEYIFLFVSPVLAHIVPAFYIPTRFFRMLLNKLARDFHNYPALGGLVQTLMSYVVGGDSSNWVGVLGTPHYNMNDMPAVSFGVAKHLAQIKHTGKFKMFDYGSRTANMEVYGSPEPLDLGESYEFIDVPVDLVAGKKDKVIRPSMVRKHYKVMRDAGVDVSFNEFEYAHLDFTFSHREELLTYVMSRLLLVEVTPSEQRQSSQKGMKLKKKKKEGISSVSS; encoded by the exons ATGCACAA TGGGGTTTCTTCTTTCAATCAATTCGTTCATGAGCTCTCTGTGGATTCCGATACTTCGAGCTCGGACTATTCCTCCGGAGAAGAGAGTGATGGCGCCCTCCCTGCTTCACCTTCTTCTCAAAGCTCACGCCTTTCTTGGGCCAGTGCTTCTGCAAATCCTGAAAGCCACTGGACTGAGTGGGTTACCTTCCTTCTCTGGTGGTTGATATTCCCTTTACGGATCTTGGTATGGATACCGCAGTACTTTCTTCGTTTGTTCTATAAGCGAAGTAGTACAAGAGCTCCTACGAGTCCAAGAAGGAACCAACGTTGTTCACCTAGGCCTCGTGTTAGCAAGACTATGTCGAGCAAAGACCATGATGTGCCCAACCGTGCTACTGATAGAAGACGCGGAGTCATTGAGGATCTTCATCTTGCTATTGAGATCTGTATAGAAgctatttttgattttttccacAGGGCTACACATATGATCCTTTCTCCCTCGGAAGCTTTTGCGAAAATGTCGTCATGGTTCTCTTCTCGCAGTAACAGTCGGAAAGAAAGTCATGATGATGTTTTAGATGATGAACCTGTGCAGACTGCTACTTTAGGAGATACTGATCCATCTCTTACGGAAAGGCCCACGCGCTTATACAGCTCTATGAACACGGATACTCGAACATGTCAAGATGTCATAACAGAGCTGGG GTATCCTTACGAAGCTATTCGTGTTGTTACATCTGATGGATATGTTCTTCTTTTGGAAAGGATACCAAG ACGTGATGCAAGGAAAGCTGTTTATCTACAGCATGGTATATTGGATTCTTCAATGGG ATGGGTATCTAATGGAGTTGTCGGATCTCCAGCTTTTGCGGCGTATGACCAAG GCTATGATGTTTTCTTGGGGAACTTTCGGGGTTTAGTGTCAAGAGATCATGTGAACAAGAACATATCCTCGAAAGA ATACTGGCGATACTCCATTAACGAGCATGGTACTGAGGATATCCCAGCGATGATAGAAAAAATCCACGAAATCAAAACTTCAGAACTGAAGCTCAGCCAGCCTAATATCGACGAGGAAATCAACCAGGAGGAGCCTTATAAGCTCTGTGCCATCTGTCATAGCCTAGGCGGTGCTGCAATTCTCATGTACGTCATCACTCGCAAAATCAAGGAGAAGCCACATCGACTCTCACGACTGATCCTACTTTCACCTGCTGGATTTCACGAAGACTCCAACTTAGGTTTCACAATTGTTGAGTACATATTCCTTTTTGTGAGTCCTGTATTGGCTCACATCGTGCCTGCCTTTTACATACCGACAAGGTTCTTCAGGATGCTTCTAAACAAGCTAGCACGTGACTTCCACAACTATCCTGCTCTTGGTGGACTGGTCCAAACCCTGATGAGTTATGTAGTTGGTGGAGACAGCTCGAACTGGGTTGGAGTATTAGGGACGCCTCACTACAACATGAACGATATGCCAGCTGTATCCTTCGGCGTTGCGAAACATCTTGCTCAGATCAAACACACTGGTAAGTTCAAGATGTTTGATTACGGGAGCAGGACAGCTAACATGGAGGTTTACGGCTCTCCTGAACCGCTTGATCTAGGGGAGTCTTACGAGTTCATCGATGTGCCTGTGGATTTAGTGGCGGGGAAGAAAGACAAGGTGATTCGGCCTTCCATGGTGAGGAAACACTACAAGGTGATGAGAGATGCAGGGGTTGATGTATCGTTTAATGAGTTTGAGTATGCTCACCTTGATTTCACATTCTCTCACCGGGAAGAGCTTTTGACGTATGTGATGTCGAGGCTTCTGCTTGTGGAAGTGACCCCAAGTGAGCAGAGGCAGAGCAGCCAGAAAGGTatgaaactgaagaagaagaaaaaggaaggTATCAGTAGTGTAAGTAGCTAG
- the BNAC06G23320D gene encoding uncharacterized protein BNAC06G23320D, producing MTLTVSSGGGVSRLHSIDLTDSYRNPFSTFKLINFPYPSRTRLHVVSASKKASSQTGRFDSKKRRTLVPTTTTKEQPEESINDDDTAPSQIEFADDEDRFAVNTRFRGDPKDAPKFSIKDLPGLEPDPFEGPQWDGLGFFVQYLWAFGIVFALISGGIAAGTYNEGATDFKETPVYKEAMESRDLLDEAEGSNSEDVFESNPTEVAPSLE from the exons atgactCTCACCGTGAGCAGCGGTGGCGGAGTCTCTAGGCTCCACTCCATAGACCTCACCGATTCTTACCGTAATCCCTTCTCCACCTTCAAACTCATAAACTTCCCTTATCCATCaagaactcgtcttcacgtggtCTCCGCCTCCAAAAAAGCCTCCTCCCAAACCGGTCGGTTCGACAGCAAAAAGCGCCGAACCCTCGTCCCGACAACAACAACCAAGGAACAGCCGGAAGAAAGCATCAACGACGACGACACAGCACCGTCTCAGATCGAATTTGCCGACGACGAAGATAGGTTTGCGGTGAATACACGCTTCAGAGGCGATCCCAAAGACGCTCCCAAGTTCTCGATAAAGGATCTTCCCGGGCTTGAACCTGATCCATTCGAAGGTCCTCAGTGGGATGGTTTAGGTTTCTTCGTTCAGTACTTGTGGGCTTTCGGCATCGTTTTCGCG TTAATCTCCGGTGGAATTGCGGCGGGGACGTATAACGAAGGTGCGACGGACTTCAAGGAGACGCCTGTTTACAAGGAGGCGATGGAGTCTCGTGACCTTCTTGACGAAGCAGAGGGTTCGAACTCGGAAGATGTGTTTGAGTCCAATCCGACAGAAGTCGCGCCTAGTTTGGAGTAG
- the LOC106402610 gene encoding flavonol 3-O-glucosyltransferase UGT89B1 — protein MTVNAENIIPTRTHVLIFPFPAQGHMIPLFDLTHRLAIRGGSALKITVLVTPKNLPFLSPLLSAGLNIEALTLPFPSHPSIPSGIENVQDLPPSGFPTMIHALGGLHAPLLSWITTHPSPPVAIVSDFFLGWTQHLGIPRVEFSPSAAVTCCILNTLWIEMPTIGGDDEILEFTKIPNSWRYSWSQISSIYLSYVDGDKAWEFIRDSFRDNAASWGLVVNSFADMESVYLAHLKKEMGHDRVWAVGPVLPVSLGDRGGRTSVSVDHMMSWLDARADNNVVYVCFGSQVLLTEEQTLALASALEKSGVHFVWAVKEPVERDSSRGNILDGFEDRVAGRGLVIRGWAPQVAVLQHRAVGAFLTHCGWNSVVEAVVAGVLMLTWPMRADQYTDATLVVDELKVGVRACEGPDTVPDPVELARVFVDSVPGKQTQRIRAMKLREAALDAIVNQERGSSVKDMDGFIEQIVSLGQKK, from the coding sequence ATGACAGTCAACGCAGAAAACATCATTCCGACAAGAACGCATGTCTTGATCTTCCCATTTCCGGCACAAGGTCACATGATTCCCCTCTTCGACCTCACCCACCGTCTCGCTATCCGCGGCGGCTCCGCCTTAAAAATCACCGTCTTAGTCACTCCAAAGAACCTTCCTttcctctctcctctcctctccgccGGTCTCAACATCGAAGCTCTCACCCTCCCTTTCCCCTCTCACCCTTCAATCCCCTCCGGCATCGAAAACGTCCAAGACCTACCTCCTTCCGGCTTCCCCACCATGATCCACGCGCTCGGTGGTCTCCACGCGCCGCTTCTCTCTTGGATCACGACTCACCCTTCTCCTCCTGTAGCCATCGTCTCTGACTTCTTCCTAGGATGGACTCAACACCTCGGGATCCCTCGTGTCGAGTTCTCTCCTTCCGCCGCCGTCACTTGCTGCATCCTCAACACTCTTTGGATCGAGATGCCAACCATCGGAGGCGATGATGAGATTCTCGAGTTTACCAAGATCCCGAACTCTTGGAGATACTCTTGGTCTCAGATCTCTTCGATCTACCTAAGCTATGTTGATGGAGACAAAGCTTGGGAGTTCATAAGAGACTCGTTCAGAGACAACGCGGCGAGTTGGGGACTCGTCGTGAACTCTTTCGCCGACATGGAAAGTGTTTACCTCGCACACCTGAAGAAAGAGATGGGCCATGATCGTGTATGGGCCGTAGGCCCAGTTCTTCCGGTGTCCCTGGGTGATCGTGGTGGTCGGACATCAGTTTCTGTCGATCACATGATGTCGTGGCTAGACGCACGTGCGGATAACAACGTGGTTTATGTGTGCTTCGGAAGTCAAGTTCTGTTGACTGAAGAGCAGACTCTCGCTCTCGCTTCTGCGCTTGAGAAAAGCGGCGTGCATTTCGTTTGGGCCGTCAAGGAGCCCGTGGAGAGAGATTCGTCACGTGGCAACATCCTGGATGGTTTTGAAGATCGTGTGGCTGGGAGGGGTCTGGTGATCAGAGGATGGGCCCCACAAGTGGCTGTCCTACAGCACAGAGCCGTGGGAGCGTTTCTAACGCATTGCGGTTGGAACTCAGTGGTGGAGGCGGTTGTCGCCGGCGTTCTGATGCTGACGTGGCCGATGCGAGCGGACCAGTATACAGACGCGACTCTGGTGGTGGACGAGTTGAAAGTGGGCGTTCGTGCCTGTGAAGGACCAGACACAGTGCCTGACCCGGTGGAGTTAgctagagtttttgttgattcCGTCCCCGGGAAGCAAACGCAGAGGATACGAGCCATGAAGCTGAGGGAAGCAGCGTTGGATGCGATCGTTAACCAAGAACGTGGAAGCTCGGTTAAGGATATGGATGGATTCATCGAACAAATCGTTAGCTTAGGACAAAAGAAATGA
- the LOC125588583 gene encoding uncharacterized protein LOC125588583 isoform X2: MVKAAKTDLDQARVRISELEAEVTRLGSKADAQQGEIESQKLDIQVKSRRINDLEAARKIAEHQVRELIASSRDSQKNKEAEVKLAVREGKKEVAEAYGKILVCVKEKFARKKDEFDALVYAQELQANVDLLKDILNNKIQSVEEEYNQLVALLPEATTAYEKAQVSDFSVSKLPLPQISESSVEAAIGGDGNVIDEGVPAGAGDPIQEEKED, encoded by the exons ATGGTTAAGGCAGCCAAAACCGATCTTGACCAAGCCCGGGTTCGAATTTCTGAACTCGAAGCCGAAGTGACGAGGCTAGGCTCGAAGGCCGATGCTCAGCAAGGAGAGATCGAGAGTCAAAAGCTCGATATCCAGGTGAAGAGCAGGAGGATCAATGATTTAGAGGCTGCTCGAAAGATAGCTGAGCATCAAGTACGTGAGCTCATTGCCTCATCCCGTGATAGCCAGAAGAACAAGGAAGCTGAAGTCAAGCTGGCTGTCAGGGAAGGGAAGAAAGAAGTCGCCGAAGCTTACGGCAAGATCCTGGTCTGTGTTAAGGAGAAGTTTGCTAGGAAGAAAGATGAGTTCGACGCTTTGGTGTACGCTCAGGAGCTCCAAGCTAATGTCGACCTCTTGAAGGATATCCTGAACAACAAGATCCAAAGCGTTGAAGAGGAGTACAACCAATTGGTGGCCTTATTACCAGAAGCGACAACTGCGTATGAGAAGGCTCAAGTCTCTGACTTCTCGGTCAGCAAGCTTCCTCTTCCCCAGATCTCGGAGAGTTCAG TCGAGGCAGCAATAGGAGGTGACGGCAATGTGATCGATGAGGGAGTTCCTGCCGGTGCTGGTGATCCGATTcaggaagagaaggaagattga
- the LOC125588583 gene encoding uncharacterized protein LOC125588583 isoform X1: MVKAAKTDLDQARVRISELEAEVTRLGSKADAQQGEIESQKLDIQVKSRRINDLEAARKIAEHQVRELIASSRDSQKNKEAEVKLAVREGKKEVAEAYGKILVCVKEKFARKKDEFDALVYAQELQANVDLLKDILNNKIQSVEEEYNQLVALLPEATTAYEKAQVSDFSVSKLPLPQISESSAPVEAAIGGDGNVIDEGVPAGAGDPIQEEKED; this comes from the exons ATGGTTAAGGCAGCCAAAACCGATCTTGACCAAGCCCGGGTTCGAATTTCTGAACTCGAAGCCGAAGTGACGAGGCTAGGCTCGAAGGCCGATGCTCAGCAAGGAGAGATCGAGAGTCAAAAGCTCGATATCCAGGTGAAGAGCAGGAGGATCAATGATTTAGAGGCTGCTCGAAAGATAGCTGAGCATCAAGTACGTGAGCTCATTGCCTCATCCCGTGATAGCCAGAAGAACAAGGAAGCTGAAGTCAAGCTGGCTGTCAGGGAAGGGAAGAAAGAAGTCGCCGAAGCTTACGGCAAGATCCTGGTCTGTGTTAAGGAGAAGTTTGCTAGGAAGAAAGATGAGTTCGACGCTTTGGTGTACGCTCAGGAGCTCCAAGCTAATGTCGACCTCTTGAAGGATATCCTGAACAACAAGATCCAAAGCGTTGAAGAGGAGTACAACCAATTGGTGGCCTTATTACCAGAAGCGACAACTGCGTATGAGAAGGCTCAAGTCTCTGACTTCTCGGTCAGCAAGCTTCCTCTTCCCCAGATCTCGGAGAGTTCAG CTCCAGTCGAGGCAGCAATAGGAGGTGACGGCAATGTGATCGATGAGGGAGTTCCTGCCGGTGCTGGTGATCCGATTcaggaagagaaggaagattga